A region of the Lycium barbarum isolate Lr01 chromosome 1, ASM1917538v2, whole genome shotgun sequence genome:
ATAATGGAAATTTTAAATGTGATTCACATTAAGTGAGAAAAATGTTATCTTGCTGTAAGCGTAGCCCGCGATACGCAAGATAATTTGGTAAAATGGTTTTGAAAAAGGAAAATGAACCTGAAATATCCAAAATATTGCCAATTTACCCAGATTGTCACGCTGATCATCAAAACGTCTATCCTCGCCCCACTGTAATATCCTGATTAGAACAAAAAGGGCAAATCTTAGAGGCTGTAATGTCTGTTAAAAACATATTGCTATAGTTTTTCTACAGAACACAATAATTTTGTCATCAAGCAAACTGAAATATCATATTACTTTTGCAAGATTGAGCCTTCTTATTGGCTATATTCCATTATGACGGCTCATAAGCAAAGCATCATGCTGCATTATTTAGTCTTTATTTTACCCATGATTGTCTGATGGCTCTTTTCCATTATGACCTCTTGTCAGCATCATATGATTTCTAAAATAGTATAtgaagttgagaagaaaaggaTAGAGAATGCTCATGCTGTAAAGAAGCTGAGGTAACATTTTGACAGAAATTTAAATGAGGAGGTATGCTAAGAGTATTAATGATACTGTTGTTTCAAAATTGTAGAGACAGTGCAACATTAATGTTACAAAAAAAGGATGCTACACACACAACTAGAGCATGGAAACAATGTAAGAGAATTTTATGAATGTGGAACTGTGAGAAAAACGGAATAGGATCTAATATGAAAAGAGCAATTGTCCATTTTCTTTAACTATCACATGACATACGATAGAATGGTGGTTGTACCTCATTAATAGAAATAGCCCCAGTCGGAGGCCCCATATCACTACAAATACAGACAAAACCACCTGAAAGAACAACAAAATAGACTTGAAAAAATATGCAACAACCTTCGGGCACACTTCAATATGTAATTGAGCTCATTCTTGATGCGAATATGCACAAAATGGCACCAATATGTGCAACAAAAACATAAAAACTCGAAAGATTGACCTCTTTAGAACAAGAAATTCTCAAATTGAAGAAATAGTGCAGTTCCATTACAAAGCATGGAAGTGCTAGTTGAAAGCAAAATTCCCATCTCAAATGACTAAAGGTAAATGGGACAAAGAGGAAATTTGACACTGTTAAACCAGTGTTAGTCAAATCAGAACTGAGGAAAAAACTTACCTGTCgaaaattgtatgaaccctttaGTATCAAAGTTAATGCTGCAAGCAGAATAAAATTTGTTCCTCCTGTGTGCAGATGAGAAAAGGACAGACGCTAACTATTAGTAAAAGTCAGAGATCAGGGTTCTAATTTAGCTGCTTTTAGCAGTACTGTGGTGAACTGTGAATATAGCATGACTGGTTATATAAATATGGTAGTAGACTCTTTTAACTCAGCAATATAATCTGAACACAATGATCTCCTGAGTGGTTAATTTCACCGGTATCATCCAACTAAGTGTGCACCTTATAATAGTCACTCAACTTTCATTTGTCACTATAAAATAACTCAATCTTATAGACTATAACCTTAAAGTCATTCTCAAGTTATAAGATCCGGTAATGGCTTTTTCAAAATGCCGCATCAGCTTATAAGAACCCATTGAACATTCTCAAGCCATGATTAAACCAATTATTATTAAACCAGAATTGAGTTTCAAGAAGCAGAAGcaagaaaaagaaatatccttTGTTATTAAATGATAGTACTTTAAACACAATAAATTTGACTTGTACAGCAATACAATATAGTGATATATAAATTTGACAAGAACTGTAAAAATGTTAGGGAAACAGATGAAGTTGTTACCAGCGAAGTCAGTGACTTTATCAAACTTGAGGAGTGCTGTAATTATAAAAAAGATTAACTGGTAAGCCACCTGCCAAGATAGAGACAAACGTGAGAATTAGAGTGATTTTTATTTATGTAAACGTGTGAAGGAACAAAGAATGAAGAAAGCAAAGGAGATGATCATTTTACTGTAACAATGGCAGTTAGGCCCAAGAAATGGGAGTCGATAACTGTCCCCATTGACTCTCCTAattccccttcttttttttttggtttaaagaAATGCTTACTTATACTGTATTTGACCATGTTCTGAATAAACGTTATACGTCACCACTAGTATTGTCCTCATATTCGACTGGCTTTTTGTGTGGTTTAGGATTTTCTTGTGGAATTTTTGGACCTTTTGATGGACATTTTCTCTTCTTCATGACTTTTGATTCCTTTCTTGTTTATCTGGCTAGTGTATCACTTTTGATCCCTTCCTTTTGTTTTTATCTTTTCAAATTTTAGTACAAGTTAGGATGTGTTTCCTAAAAAAAAGTTTAATTTTCTTGGTATCTAATTAAAACCCCTCACATATCATCTCATAGTTCTGTTAAAAGGCTGGTATTTTTAACCATAAAGGACAATTTGGGGTATAATAGGGGGAAGGAGGGGCAATTTAATGCGAAAAATAAAAGAACAATTGGATCCAACAGGTGGAAGGAGAGGTATTTTAACCCAAAGTTAAAATTAAGGGAAATAAAAGTCGAGGATAAATTTAAACTGTTTTGAATCCGTTAAGAGGCGTTTTTGTCTTTTTCGTTTTTTTAGTTACTACATGCTTCTCAGTTCTCATTTTAACTTGTTCACACCTGTTGGAGAAAAGAGCTTGAGCTTCTTCTAAgcaacactttttttttcttttttaattacaCAAGAGATTCAAAATGAATATACAAGGGCAGATAGACAATTTTGAGGACTAGGGGGAACAATGCCAAAAATACTACTCGTAAAGGGATTAAACAAAAGAATCACAATTGGCTTAAATATGAAGTATGTGATTGTCAGGTTCTTTAATGTCTTCCTTTAGCTTCTTGTGCTCAAATTTGGACCTGTCTTTTCCAACGAAAAATACACGTCTGTTTACGTTCTTCGGTACTAGCCCTGCTCCGCGGTTGGATTTTCTAAGTTTCGCGATGGCTGACCCTTCCCGAACCTCTGCCAGCTGGTGGTTTTGGTGCGTGTGAACTAGTAATAGGCTTTTGTAGTGGTTTCAAAGCAGCCATAATCTCGGCAAATGAAGGCCGCAACTTTGGATCTCTGCACATATAAAAAGCACAACCAATCGTTCAACTACGCCTCAATCCCATATTAGTTGAGGTCggctatataaatgctatgtatatgttgTACTATAATCAATCATTCAACCAACTATGCCTCAATGCCAAATTAGTTGAGGTCGGCTATacacagtcaaacctctctataacggtGTTGTTTCTTTGGATTTTTCTTTTTGGCTGCTATAGCGAAATGCTGCTATAGAGAGCataaaatataacataacatgaaagatcGGTTCCATAGAATACCtggttgttatagtgaaatgttgttatagagtatggttgttatagagaggtctaagTGTAAATCCTATGTATCCAGTATGTTGTGTTATAACCAACTGATCAAAATTCAGAATTAGAGAGCAAAAGATAATGAAGAACCTCCAGGTCGGTGGCTTCAAGACAGAAACGACTGAAACACTAGAGAAACTCACGTTTGCCAGCATTTCCTGATAATGTCTGCAATAGCCGGATCCATATCCTCTGGTATGTCAAGACGGCGATGCTGAAATCCCACAGCACCAACAACTTGCATTGGGTTCATTCCTCCCCATGGTTGCTGCAAAGTACAGAGCTCCCATAGTATGACACCAAAGCTATATACATCACATCTGCATGGCACAATTGATAATCAACATCAGCAATGATATACCAAAAGACAGAGTGAATGAACTTATTTGTCAAACTGTCACCCTATATCGATGGGAATAGTTACTAAATTTTGATGTATTCTATAATCCCTATACTGCATCTTTATTCAACATTTTCAGTCAGGTAATATGCTTTTGGGACATACTTTTCATTTGAAGGTTCATTTCTCAGCACTTCTGGGGCCATCCACTCTGCCTGAGAAACAAAATGACACAGAATTATCAGATCTGATGTGGAAAACCATTACATAAATAGCAAGCATCGAAAATAATCAAATGTTTCACATTTCAAAAGTACAAAAGAAAATCTTAAAAAGATTTATAAACAAGAATAAAAAGTAAACAGTACCCAATCTGCACTAAATAACCAAAAGTTTACACTCAGTGCATGTAAAGTTAActcataaagaaaaaaaaatactccaCATATCTAAAGGAAATTGGTGTACTACTGCTAGCATTAACGTTCTATCCTCAATATTGCAATTATTTTGTGCTGCACAAAGCTTAATTATAATTAGTGTCTTCCACGTTAACACCAAATAGTACAGCTTTGTTTCTAATCATAATTGGCTCATCACCAATCACCAACATGAGCAAATATATTCCAGCAAAGCAGCAGCTAATTCCCTTGAGAGATCTAAAGAATGAGAAAACTCACTTCTATTTCTAAGATCATATAAAACAGCATAAGTAATATCAAAACAGAAACTGGTATTGTTCTAGGAGAATGAACCATGTGCACAAACAacaaagtatatattttattttatttttgataaATTTGAAATCAAGTTtttagatatagaattggaagcCGAGATACTCTTCCCTGAAAAGCTAAACATCTCATGAAGTTATTTTTCACACCTTGGATCATAGCAACAATATTTTGAAGGAGAAACATGTCAATCGCAACACCTTCAGAAGCCAGAGAGTATTAGGACCAACAACACCTTATCTTCTCCAAGGGCCGAAATATCAACCATCAAAAGATTACAAAGAAATACCAGGCAAGGTGTGGAACAAAAAACACTATATAGAAAAGAAATATCAAACATCAAAAGATGTCAAAACTATATTGGCAAGACCAACAGCTCTAAGAATGTCCTAAGGTGCATGTTTATTGCAGATCAAACAGAAAAAGCATTAGACTTCAACTATCCTGCTTACCGTCCCAGCAGTCGAcctggaagaaagaaatgtgctGTTCTTCATTCTTGACAGTCCAAAATCACATACCTAAGAgtcagaaattaaaaaatatcacaTGGATTCTTAGTGAAAAGCAAGCAGTAAAATTTCCGAGGTTTAAGAGTTAAAGGAAGTCCACCTTCACAACCCAATTCCTATCTACTAGGAGATTCGGAGACTTCAAATCTCGATGAACTATCACCGGAGTGCAGTTGTGTAGATAGTTCATCCCTCGAGCCTGTTAATTTAGTAAAGCACATTCACCAGAAAGTCACAAACTATAGAAGGATTGAACAGATGGAGAAATTAAAAATTACAAAAGTCGAGCATACAGCATCAAGAGCCATCCTCAACCTTCTGCGCTCATCTAACTGATTGTTGGGTCGATGGAGTAATCTGTATAGACTACCTCTGCAGACGAAGATATATTATGAATTCAAAGTAATCATTACCAGTCCCAATTCCCAGCTAACTGATGGTTCTATTTCAGATTTCCAAGTTAACATACAACCGCCACTTCAAATTAACTGACGACCAAAACCACCATAAAAATGAGGTATAATTTAATTATCTTCAAAATTTCAGCCCGTAGTATTTAAAATACCTGTGAAGAAACTCAGTAACGATTGAAAGATGTGGAGAACGAGTAACAGCTCCCATGAATAGAACAACGTTTGGATGTCTGAGTCGTTTCATGATCCGCACCTTGCAAGCCACAAGATGAATATAGAGAATACAAATCAAATGGTAATCAAGAAGTTAGGCTAAGTAACACATCAGAAGATGAAGCACTGTGATTCTATCACCACAGCTAGGGGAAACTGGATTTATTTAGTGACAGAAACTGATTAAATTGGATTAATGCAAACAATATCTCCTGCTACAGCCTTCAGAAAGCAAATCTCGTGAAAATGTTCATCATTTGTTTATAATGCAGCAGAACTGTTAATATAAATAGCTAAATCACCATGATATATAGTAACTAGTGGTAATTCCTTGCCGAGTCATCTCGTCTAGAGAATGGTTTAACCCCAAATTACATCAGGAACAAAAATGTTCACCAGCTTCAGTAATAATGCAGCAGAACTGTCACTCTTGCCTTTTCCAATAAAAAACTTGGGCCTTGGCCCGAAAGTTAATATGTGAATGCTTCTCTCAATATTCTTTTTACGTATTTGATATAAATAGTAATATACTGCAGTCCGCAGGTTAGCATTGTATTCcaataatttcaaaaaaaaatccgCGTCATCATAAGGTTATCCTTTTCCAATTCAATACCTGCATCCATACCCATGTTATATAGATGAATGGAACTTGTATATAGACCAGAAAACAGGTTTCATACTGATTGAACATATTTAGTTATTTGCATAGTCACTACACCTTATGTGAAGAAACACCAGCTTTTAATTGTGCATTTGACTGAAAACAATAACTTCATTCAAGATTTTGCCATCAGCTTTTAAAATTTGTTCAAGATTAAGATCTCTGAGGACATGATAGTAGTTTCAGGCATTGTACTATTTAAAACACTGATAGTGGCCTATGTTAGTCAAGAAGGGTAATACCTCACTTCTAAACTCTTCAAGGGATTCACCAGTTATATCTTGATCCAGGAACTTCTTCACAGCAACTTCCTGAAAATAAGAAGGCTTAATCTATTTGTCTTAATTCAAAGTTGAAGAAATGAGGAATACATAAGCGCAACTTATTTGTTTCCATTTATAGTTGATGACAGTAAGTAATGAATGCAAGAACGAATAAGATAAGCTATACTAGAAGATTATGTGTATGCAACACATGTTTTGACCCAGAACCAGACATGTCCAGCAAACAACTCAGCAGTTGAAATAGCAGAGGCGTCATCATATCAGATTTGAAGAAGTTTAAACAGTTTCTAGAATGTAATGGAAAAGTGATCCACAAGAGAGTTTCCAAAAGAGGCATGAGACTCCCCAAAATTTATGAAAATGAAAAAAGGGAAAGCAAGCAGATAATACAGATTCTATATCCACTGCAAACAAGTATATAACAGATTTCAACAACTATGCATCACATAGATTAAACCAATATAACAAAATATACCTATGACGGACTCATTCATGTTTTCCATTTTAgtaaattatgagaaattatgacATACATTAATAAGTTGCAAAAAGATAGAGGAATCTTCTCATTAATAAGTTCTAGAAAATTTCACCTTCAACTTGAATCTGTTAGATTTAACTTGCAATCAATCTAATTATTCAGCTAGATGAAATAGAAAGCTCGGCCTTTTTATGCATGGAGGGAACAGATACCGCATAAAGCTCTTTAGAACCAgacccaaaataaaaaaaaaaagaaacccaATTGGCACAAGGATAATGAACTTACAGTTCCATGCCATTCTCCACGATAGACCTCTCCATAAGATCCTAGAACATAGAGATTATGAGAAGTGTCAGATTACGGAGTCTAAAATCACCTACACCAAAGAACCTTTCAGATCTGGTAAAACCATAAAAGAGATGCAGGTCATACCAAGTCCGATACGCTCACCCAAGGTGATATCCTCCCATGGAATCTCACAATCTGCCACATCATCAAATGTCACATCCGATTTAGCACTACCGCTTGACCTATCTGATATTCTTTCACCCTCTGAATGACCACTTCCCTGTTGCTCATTGATAGCAGTATCTGCATCTCCATCAACTCTTTCAGAGTCTGCATGATTAAGGAAGACAACAGGATTAACTGGTGAATGGCACATGTTTCCAAAAAAGGAACAAACAATTCAGATATACCTCCTAGTGCCTCATATTGCTTACCGACGGCTACAGTTGTTGCGACCACTGCTGCAGCTGTGGCAGTGGCGGTGGCAGCAGCTGCTACAGGAAGGTCCGTATGAGAGTTAGTAGTCTTGGCTGCAGCAGCTACCATCGAAGAGGCAACAACAGCTGCTGCGGCGGCGGCGGCAGCAACAGGCATTTTTTCCTTATGTTTCAATGGAGCTTGCTGTCCACCAACTTCTCTCACATCTGGCTGAGGTTCCAACGGTCCGCGTGCATTGCCTTTAGAGTGTGGACCGTGATAAGTCAGAGGAGGTAAGAAGCGGGCTCGATTCACATCAGATTGATCCCTGATTTTCTGGAACCCATCTGTTTCTTTACTTTCTATTTCCTCTAGCCTGGATTTTCCCTCTGCATCTAATTGGTCTGGATAGATTTCAGCGAACAGGTTAGGTGGTGCAATAACTCCACTTTCAAGTAAAACATTGTGAAGTTTTTGAGCTAGCTGTGGATTTTCTTTGGCAGCATCAATCATATACTGTGAAGCATCCTTTACTTTCATTCTGCGTACAGCTGGGGAGCTAACACCTTCTGTCCAGGAAGGAGATCTTGCATGTGTAAAAGAAGATCTTGTATGCCCAGCTCCCGAAGAAGTTTCCTGTCCTTGCTCCTTCATATCGAGAGCATTTGTAAAATCATGGACGGTATTATAATATTCTTTCTCTGCTTTTATCTGCTGTTCTGAATTACCATAAGAGGGAGATTCATTTTCTGCAATAGTGCTTTCTGCAAACCTGGATCTCTTGTCTGCCGTTCCATAGTCTGAATGATCTTCCAATGAAGAAGCAATCCCACTACTGAAGGAACCCGGATGAGAATCAACATCTTTGGAGGATGGACTGATGGAGAGAATAGATTCTTCACAGTCTCTATGCACTCCACATGTGTCAGATGGAATAATTGTGCCGGGGGCTGCCATCAAATCAACAATATACTCCCTGAAAATGTATCATCTACTTTGTAAATAGAAAAAGATAATTCCAGCAGAAGAAATTATTCCAGCAAAAAATTGTCAAAAACAATATATCAACAAATCTCTGCAGCATACAAACAACATCACCAATTTAAGACCATAAAATGCAGCAAATTGTGAAGGAAATTGGAGAAATAAATTCACATTCCAATTTAATTACTATAGATATTTTGCTTTTAATGTTTTCACCTGAGTAAACAAACTTTTCATGAGTTCATTCTTAAA
Encoded here:
- the LOC132599808 gene encoding probable serine/threonine-protein kinase SIS8 isoform X1 translates to MKNFLKKLHIGSNQTEDSEGSTSSSRSKRLSDDSSPEKLSNSRTYHGSDNKPFSAISGWLNSVTNRNNSPSPPSSSNVSRGNRMEHSGSASISGTDGAASDAVQRDSESSNSRDPGIEEEYQIQLALELSAKEDPEAVQIEAVKQISLGSSAPKNAPAEVVAYRYWNYNALSYDDKILDGFYDLYGVLMESNSSKMPSLIDLQRAEVLDHISWEAILVSKAADSKLLKLEQRALEIAVEERSKLIDFSDSCLVQKLAALVSDHMGGPVVDPESMLLAWRSLSYNLKATLGSMVLPLGSLTIGLARHRALLFKVLADSVGIPCRLVKGKQYTGSDDVAMNYVKIDGREYIVDLMAAPGTIIPSDTCGVHRDCEESILSISPSSKDVDSHPGSFSSGIASSLEDHSDYGTADKRSRFAESTIAENESPSYGNSEQQIKAEKEYYNTVHDFTNALDMKEQGQETSSGAGHTRSSFTHARSPSWTEGVSSPAVRRMKVKDASQYMIDAAKENPQLAQKLHNVLLESGVIAPPNLFAEIYPDQLDAEGKSRLEEIESKETDGFQKIRDQSDVNRARFLPPLTYHGPHSKGNARGPLEPQPDVREVGGQQAPLKHKEKMPVAAAAAAAAVVASSMVAAAAKTTNSHTDLPVAAAATATATAAAVVATTVAVGKQYEALGDSERVDGDADTAINEQQGSGHSEGERISDRSSGSAKSDVTFDDVADCEIPWEDITLGERIGLGSYGEVYRGEWHGTEVAVKKFLDQDITGESLEEFRSEVRIMKRLRHPNVVLFMGAVTRSPHLSIVTEFLHRGSLYRLLHRPNNQLDERRRLRMALDAARGMNYLHNCTPVIVHRDLKSPNLLVDRNWVVKVCDFGLSRMKNSTFLSSRSTAGTAEWMAPEVLRNEPSNEKCDVYSFGVILWELCTLQQPWGGMNPMQVVGAVGFQHRRLDIPEDMDPAIADIIRKCWQTDPKLRPSFAEIMAALKPLQKPITSSHAPKPPAGRGSGRVSHRET
- the LOC132599808 gene encoding probable serine/threonine-protein kinase SIS8 isoform X2, translating into MKNFLKKLHIGSNQTEDSEGSTSSSRSKRLSDDSSPEKLSNSRTYHGSDNKPFSAISGWLNSVTNRNNSPSPPSSSNVSRGNRMEHSGSASISGTDGAASDAVQRDSESSNSRDPGIEEEYQIQLALELSAKEDPEAVQIEAVKQISLGSSAPKNAPAEVVAYRYWNYNALSYDDKILDGFYDLYGVLMESNSSKMPSLIDLQRAEVLDHISWEAILVSKAADSKLLKLEQRALEIAVEERSKLIDFSDSCLVQKLAALVSDHMGGPVVDPESMLLAWRSLSYNLKATLGSMVLPLGSLTIGLARHRALLFKVLADSVGIPCRLVKGKQYTGSDDVAMNYVKIDGREYIVDLMAAPGTIIPSDTCGVHRDCEESILSISPSSKDVDSHPGSFSSGIASSLEDHSDYGTADKRSRFAESTIAENESPSYGNSEQQIKAEKEYYNTVHDFTNALDMKEQGQETSSGAGHTRSSFTHARSPSWTEGVSSPAVRRMKVKDASQYMIDAAKENPQLAQKLHNVLLESGVIAPPNLFAEIYPDQLDAEGKSRLEEIESKETDGFQKIRDQSDVNRARFLPPLTYHGPHSKGNARGPLEPQPDVREVGGQQAPLKHKEKMPVAAAAAAAAVVASSMVAAAAKTTNSHTDLPVAAAATATATAAAVVATTVAVDSERVDGDADTAINEQQGSGHSEGERISDRSSGSAKSDVTFDDVADCEIPWEDITLGERIGLGSYGEVYRGEWHGTEVAVKKFLDQDITGESLEEFRSEVRIMKRLRHPNVVLFMGAVTRSPHLSIVTEFLHRGSLYRLLHRPNNQLDERRRLRMALDAARGMNYLHNCTPVIVHRDLKSPNLLVDRNWVVKVCDFGLSRMKNSTFLSSRSTAGTAEWMAPEVLRNEPSNEKCDVYSFGVILWELCTLQQPWGGMNPMQVVGAVGFQHRRLDIPEDMDPAIADIIRKCWQTDPKLRPSFAEIMAALKPLQKPITSSHAPKPPAGRGSGRVSHRET
- the LOC132599808 gene encoding probable serine/threonine-protein kinase SIS8 isoform X3, giving the protein MKNFLKKLHIGSNQTEDSEGSTSSSRSKRLSDDSSPEKLSNSRTYHGSDNKPFSAISGWLNSVTNRNNSPSPPSSSNVSRGNRMEHSGSASISGTDGAASDAVQRDSESSNSRDPGIEEEYQIQLALELSAKEDPEAVQIEAVKQISLGSSAPKNAPAEVVAYRYWNYNALSYDDKILDGFYDLYGVLMESNSSKMPSLIDLQRAEVLDHISWEAILVSKAADSKLLKLEQRALEIAVEERSKLIDFSDSCLVQKLAALVSDHMGGPVVDPESMLLAWRSLSYNLKATLGSMVLPLGSLTIGLARHRALLFKVLADSVGIPCRLVKGKQYTGSDDVAMNYVKIDGREYIVDLMAAPGTIIPSDTCGVHRDCEESILSISPSSKDVDSHPGSFSSGIASSLEDHSDYGTADKRSRFAESTIAENESPSYGNSEQQIKAEKEYYNTVHDFTNALDMKEQGQETSSGAGHTRSSFTHARSPSWTEGVSSPAVRRMKVKDASQYMIDAAKENPQLAQKLHNVLLESGVIAPPNLFAEIYPDQLDAEGKSRLEEIESKETDGFQKIRDQSDVNRARFLPPLTYHGPHSKGNARGPLEPQPDVREVGGQQAPLKHKEKMPVAAAAAAAAVVASSMVAAAAKTTNSHTDLPVAAAATATATAAAVVATTVAVGKQYEALGDSERVDGDADTAINEQQGSGHSEGERISDRSSGSAKSDVTFDDVADCEIPWEDITLGERIGLGSYGEVYRGEWHGTEVAVKKFLDQDITGESLEEFRSEVRIMKRLRHPNVVLFMGAVTRSPHLSIVTEFLHRGSLYRLLHRPNNQLDERRRLRMALDAARGMNYLHNCTPVIVHRDLKSPNLLVDRNWVVKVCDFGLSRMKNSTFLSSRSTAGTAEWMAPEVLRNEPSNEKCDVYSFGVILWELCTLQQPWGGMNPMQVVGAVGFQHRRLDIPEDMDPAIADIIRKCWQT
- the LOC132599808 gene encoding probable serine/threonine-protein kinase SIS8 isoform X5 yields the protein MESNSSKMPSLIDLQRAEVLDHISWEAILVSKAADSKLLKLEQRALEIAVEERSKLIDFSDSCLVQKLAALVSDHMGGPVVDPESMLLAWRSLSYNLKATLGSMVLPLGSLTIGLARHRALLFKVLADSVGIPCRLVKGKQYTGSDDVAMNYVKIDGREYIVDLMAAPGTIIPSDTCGVHRDCEESILSISPSSKDVDSHPGSFSSGIASSLEDHSDYGTADKRSRFAESTIAENESPSYGNSEQQIKAEKEYYNTVHDFTNALDMKEQGQETSSGAGHTRSSFTHARSPSWTEGVSSPAVRRMKVKDASQYMIDAAKENPQLAQKLHNVLLESGVIAPPNLFAEIYPDQLDAEGKSRLEEIESKETDGFQKIRDQSDVNRARFLPPLTYHGPHSKGNARGPLEPQPDVREVGGQQAPLKHKEKMPVAAAAAAAAVVASSMVAAAAKTTNSHTDLPVAAAATATATAAAVVATTVAVGKQYEALGDSERVDGDADTAINEQQGSGHSEGERISDRSSGSAKSDVTFDDVADCEIPWEDITLGERIGLGSYGEVYRGEWHGTEVAVKKFLDQDITGESLEEFRSEVRIMKRLRHPNVVLFMGAVTRSPHLSIVTEFLHRGSLYRLLHRPNNQLDERRRLRMALDAARGMNYLHNCTPVIVHRDLKSPNLLVDRNWVVKVCDFGLSRMKNSTFLSSRSTAGTAEWMAPEVLRNEPSNEKCDVYSFGVILWELCTLQQPWGGMNPMQVVGAVGFQHRRLDIPEDMDPAIADIIRKCWQTDPKLRPSFAEIMAALKPLQKPITSSHAPKPPAGRGSGRVSHRET
- the LOC132599808 gene encoding probable serine/threonine-protein kinase SIS8 isoform X4, which translates into the protein MEHSGSASISGTDGAASDAVQRDSESSNSRDPGIEEEYQIQLALELSAKEDPEAVQIEAVKQISLGSSAPKNAPAEVVAYRYWNYNALSYDDKILDGFYDLYGVLMESNSSKMPSLIDLQRAEVLDHISWEAILVSKAADSKLLKLEQRALEIAVEERSKLIDFSDSCLVQKLAALVSDHMGGPVVDPESMLLAWRSLSYNLKATLGSMVLPLGSLTIGLARHRALLFKVLADSVGIPCRLVKGKQYTGSDDVAMNYVKIDGREYIVDLMAAPGTIIPSDTCGVHRDCEESILSISPSSKDVDSHPGSFSSGIASSLEDHSDYGTADKRSRFAESTIAENESPSYGNSEQQIKAEKEYYNTVHDFTNALDMKEQGQETSSGAGHTRSSFTHARSPSWTEGVSSPAVRRMKVKDASQYMIDAAKENPQLAQKLHNVLLESGVIAPPNLFAEIYPDQLDAEGKSRLEEIESKETDGFQKIRDQSDVNRARFLPPLTYHGPHSKGNARGPLEPQPDVREVGGQQAPLKHKEKMPVAAAAAAAAVVASSMVAAAAKTTNSHTDLPVAAAATATATAAAVVATTVAVGKQYEALGDSERVDGDADTAINEQQGSGHSEGERISDRSSGSAKSDVTFDDVADCEIPWEDITLGERIGLGSYGEVYRGEWHGTEVAVKKFLDQDITGESLEEFRSEVRIMKRLRHPNVVLFMGAVTRSPHLSIVTEFLHRGSLYRLLHRPNNQLDERRRLRMALDAARGMNYLHNCTPVIVHRDLKSPNLLVDRNWVVKVCDFGLSRMKNSTFLSSRSTAGTAEWMAPEVLRNEPSNEKCDVYSFGVILWELCTLQQPWGGMNPMQVVGAVGFQHRRLDIPEDMDPAIADIIRKCWQTDPKLRPSFAEIMAALKPLQKPITSSHAPKPPAGRGSGRVSHRET